The sequence CCGGAGCGGACCGTGACGTCGACCGTCTCGTCCATACGGGTCGTCGGGGCGTGTCGCAGGTGAATTTGCCGGCTGGCCGGTGTCGCAGGCGCCGGGGTCACTCGGTCGCTTCGACCGGCTCGAAACCGCCGGGCTGGACGCCGGTTTCCCGTTCCTCGCCGACGACCCACTTGTCGGAGTAGCTCGCGCCGCAGGCGCAGTGGGCGTAGGCGTGGATCACGTCGCCGCGGGCGTACAGCCCGCCGACCTCTGCGTTCCGTTCCTCGGAGAACGCGAAGACGAACTCGACCTCGTGGGACGATTCGGCGTCGGCCTCGCGCCGCGGACACTCGCCGCCGTCGAGGTCCCGGGAGACGTGACCGCGGGTCTCCATCGCGCCGCGGGCGAACTCCATCGCCTCCATTCCCGTCCCCGCGGCGAACGCCCGCCGGCCGTCGTCGCCCGGGACGACGAGGACGTACCCCGAGTCGACGGACTCGCCCATCTTTGGAAGCTTCCCCTGGCTGTCGAGATAGGATTCGGTGAGAAACAGCGCGACGTCGTCGTGACGCTCGCCGTCGAGGAACGCGGAACGATCGCCCATACCGTCGGATGGCTCCGGAAGGTCAAAAGCCGCCTGATACCGAGTACTCCCCGTTGGTACCGCCGAGCGCCACCTCCGGTGACTGCGCTCGGCGGCAAGAGGCGGGCGTAAGCGTTCCGAAACGAACCGCGTCAGTGCCTGGTCGCGCGCGCTTCGCGGACGTCGGCACCGTCTCGAACCTTGTCCTCGCAGTTGGGGCAGACCCGCGGACTGTCCATCCCGTTCGGCGCAAACACCCGGACGTACTCCGCGGTGACGAACGAACCGCAGTTCTCACACGTCGGCATCGACCGGCGTTTAGGAACCGAATAAAATAATCTTTCGGGAGCGTCTGACAGGGTCTACAGCGCGGAGGCGTCGAATCGAGGGCCGAAAAGCGGTGCCAGCGGGGTCGGAGGTCCGGCGCGGTCAGTCGCTCACATCCCCCCGCCGGTGTCCTGCGCGAGGACGAACTGGAAGGGGGTGTCGGCGGGTTCGTCGTCCGGCGTGAGGTATCCCGCCGCGAAGACCGTATACACCTGGCCGCCCGCCAGGCTCACGTCGGTGTCGGCGACTACGTCGCCGTCGTTGCTCTCGGTGTCGCCGCGAACCTGGACGGTGTAATCACCGCCCGGGGCCTCCGTGTAGCCGAAGCCGCCGTACTCGACCCCATCGAACAGGGTGGTCCCGGCCTCGGCGGTGATGTCCACGGCCGGCGCGTCGGGCGAGGTGTGGACGGCTCTGAGCCGCGCGGTGTCGCCGCCGGGATCGGAGTTGTCGTCCTCCAGCACCAGCGGCTCGAACGCCTGATCGGCGTCGTCGCCGATCTCGCCGATCGCGGCGATCGTGTAATCCGTCCCTGCCTCGACGGGCACGTCGCCCTCGAAGACCGACGCGTCGGCGTCGCCCGCCGCGGTGATCTCGATGGTTCGGGTGCCGGCCGGGACGTCGAGGTAGCCGGAGACGGCGCTGAACGCCACGTCTTCGAGGGCCGCGTCGCCGTCGACGTACACGTCCACGTTCGGGGCGTTCGGGGACAGGTGCGCAACTCGTACCGACGCCATCTCGGTGCTCATCCCGCCGCCGGTGTCCTGCGCGAGGACGAACTGGAACGGGGTGTCGGCGGGTTCGTCGTCCGGCGAGAGGTACCCCGCCGCGAAGACCGTGTACACCTGGCCACCCGCCACGTCCACGTCAGTTGTTGCGACCACGTCGCCGTCGTTGCTCTCGGTATCGCCGCGAACCTGGAGGGTGTACTCGCCAGCGGGGACCTCGACGTAGCCGGATTCGCCGTACGCGACGCCATCGAACAGGGCGTCGCCGGAGGACGCGGCGGTCACGTCGACCGCGGGCGCGTCGGGCGAGGCGTGGACGACCCGGACGCGGGCGGTGTCGCCGCCGGGATCGGAGTTGTCGTCCTCCAGCACCAGCGGCTCGAACGCCTGATCGGCGTCGTCGCCGATCTCGCCGGCCGCCGCGACCGTGTAGTCCGTGTCGGCCTCGACGGGGACCGGCCCCGAGAAGACCAACGCGTCGGCGTCGCCCGCCGCGGTGATCTCGACCTCGCGTTCGCCCGCGGGAACGTCCAGATACTGGCTCACTGCGCCGAAGGCGACGTCCTCGAGGACAGCGTTGCCGTCGACGTAGACGTCCACACTCGGCGCGTTCGGCGACAGGTGCGCCACCCGGACCGACGCGGTTCCGGCCGGAGTCTCGGTTTCGGTCGGGGTCGCGGTCTCCGTCGGCGTGACCGTCTCCGTCTCTGTGTCCGTTTCGGTCCCGCCGCCGCCGTTGCCGCCGCAGCCGGCGAGTCCGGCGATCGTTCCGGCGCCGATTCCCAGAAGCACCCGTCGTCGTGTGGTGGAGTTCGTGTCTCGTGACATCCACTCGTGGCGACGAATGACAGAATCATAATGCTTGTCGCAACTCGGACTCAATTCTCCCTCAAGTCCGTATGAACTGGGTCGTCAGCGCCTCTACCGCTACTCCATACTGAACCAACGAAACTGTTTTACGCGCTATTCTCGGAATAATGAACTGTGGGGTGACCACGATCGCTTCGCAGACACGACACGGGCGGCTCCCGGTGAGCGGAGAGCGTCGCGACGGTTCAACGGGTGCTCGGGCACGGCGCCGACGGCGCAAGGACCGGTCACGGCACCGCGGTGGTCCGTCGCTGCCGGCGCCGACTGCGACCGTCCGTCGAGGGTCGGGATATCGACGGGTCGGAGGATTCATACTGACCGCCGGAAAATCCCCGGGCGGATGGAAACGGTCCTCTGGCAGACGCTCGCCGGCACGCGCGGGGGGCCGAACCGCGCCCGCATCCTGCGTGCGCTGGACAACCGCCCGCGGAACGCCAACCAACTGGCGGAGGACCTGGATCTGGCGTACAACACGGTCAGACATCACCTCGACGTCCTGGAGGACAACGGCGTCGTCACCAGCAGCGACGCCG comes from Halobellus ruber and encodes:
- a CDS encoding DUF5807 family protein, which produces MGDRSAFLDGERHDDVALFLTESYLDSQGKLPKMGESVDSGYVLVVPGDDGRRAFAAGTGMEAMEFARGAMETRGHVSRDLDGGECPRREADAESSHEVEFVFAFSEERNAEVGGLYARGDVIHAYAHCACGASYSDKWVVGEERETGVQPGGFEPVEATE
- a CDS encoding DUF7563 family protein; amino-acid sequence: MPTCENCGSFVTAEYVRVFAPNGMDSPRVCPNCEDKVRDGADVREARATRH
- a CDS encoding DUF4397 domain-containing protein; this encodes MSRDTNSTTRRRVLLGIGAGTIAGLAGCGGNGGGGTETDTETETVTPTETATPTETETPAGTASVRVAHLSPNAPSVDVYVDGNAVLEDVAFGAVSQYLDVPAGEREVEITAAGDADALVFSGPVPVEADTDYTVAAAGEIGDDADQAFEPLVLEDDNSDPGGDTARVRVVHASPDAPAVDVTAASSGDALFDGVAYGESGYVEVPAGEYTLQVRGDTESNDGDVVATTDVDVAGGQVYTVFAAGYLSPDDEPADTPFQFVLAQDTGGGMSTEMASVRVAHLSPNAPNVDVYVDGDAALEDVAFSAVSGYLDVPAGTRTIEITAAGDADASVFEGDVPVEAGTDYTIAAIGEIGDDADQAFEPLVLEDDNSDPGGDTARLRAVHTSPDAPAVDITAEAGTTLFDGVEYGGFGYTEAPGGDYTVQVRGDTESNDGDVVADTDVSLAGGQVYTVFAAGYLTPDDEPADTPFQFVLAQDTGGGM
- a CDS encoding ArsR/SmtB family transcription factor; the encoded protein is METVLWQTLAGTRGGPNRARILRALDNRPRNANQLAEDLDLAYNTVRHHLDVLEDNGVVTSSDADYGTIYLPSDRTRAHWDTVETVLSQLEA